A genomic stretch from Hoplias malabaricus isolate fHopMal1 chromosome 4, fHopMal1.hap1, whole genome shotgun sequence includes:
- the deaf1 gene encoding deformed epidermal autoregulatory factor 1 homolog isoform X2: MEHGSAAEEERLCSAEEEEEREREGAPSDTESEPEVHTMTVMGEAAGIDIAESLPNSHDAETAFAEVTTVTVGGVQTGDDNVFSTSVATATSIPEHVLTGRTTLQIGDSLSTQKATLIVVHTDGSIVDATGLKATAAPMTPGPQTPPTPLSAGHEKDVSKYNWDPSVYENELPVRCRNTSGILYKNRLGSGGKGHCIKHNNNWYTPTEFEGLAGRASSKDWKRSIRYAGRPLQCLIQERIINPHAASCTCAACCDDLAVNKDGSFVGENISMTGPVRLFVPYKRRKKENERPGSPEKKEPQTPKSITLAHGDAFTVSPSGQLTTSGTLTFERTATGDTTAIISDSPAPSDVFSSTAVLTTLPALAVIPQQTVVQTKVPTAGAVVNGVETSEQRTWLYLEEMANTLLNTVQQLKALITQAKQASQANQSFSSSLEKSCSRKDSFPSQLSLVDDPEGKITEIIIKHTCVNCGREASNECTGCHKVHYCSSFCQKKDWKDHQHICCQSGVGEGLHDEDHIASMEVEKVKA, translated from the exons ATGGAGCACGGTTCGGCGGCGGAGGAGGAGCGGTTGTGCTcggcggaggaggaggaggagagagagagggagggggctcCGTCGGACACCGAGTCCGAGCCCGAAGTGCACACGATGACGGTGATGGGCGAAGCGGCAGGCATCGACATAGCCGAGTCCCTGCCGAACTCGCACGACGCCGAGACGGCATTCGCAG AGGTGACCACTGTCACTGTCGGCGGTGTCCAGACAGGAGATGACAATGTTTTCTCAACATCCGTTGCTACAGCAACCTCCATCCCTGAACATGTGCTT ACAGGTCGGACGACTCTGCAGATCGGGGACAGTCTCAGCACACAGAAGGCCACTCTGATTGTTGTACACACAGATGGGAGTATTGTGGATGCCACGGGCCTGAAGGCCACTGCTGCTCCCATGActccag GTCCACAGACTCCTCCTACTCCACTGTCTGCTGGTCATGAGAAAGATGTGTCCAAATATAACTGGGATCCATCTGTTTATGAAAATGAGCTACCAGTGCGCTGTAGAAACACCAGTGGAATCCTCTACAAAAACAGACTGGGTTCAG GAGGTAAAGGCCACTGcatcaaacacaacaacaactgGTACACACCCACAGAGTTTGAAGGGCTGGCTGGAAGGGCTAGCAGTAAGGATTGGAAGAGGAGCATTCGCTATGCAGGACGACCTCTACAATGCCTTATACAG GAGCGCATCATCAACCCCCATGCCGCCTCTTGTACGTGTGCAGCTTGTTGTGATGACCTGGCTGTG AACAAGGATGGATCCTTTGTGGGAGAAAACATATCTATG ACTGGCCCTGTGCGACTCTTTGTCCCctacaagagaaggaaaaaagagaatgagCGCCCAGGCTCTCCGGAGAAAAAAGAACCACAGACACCCAAGAGCATCACTCTGGCACATGGAGATGcct TCACAGTGAGCCCATCAGGTCAGCTGACCACCTCAGGCACACTGACATTTGAGCGGACAGCTACAGGAGACACAACAGCCATCATCTCAGATAGCCCTGCCCCTTCTGATGTCTTCAgtagcacagcag TCTTGACCACACTTCCCGCCCTGGCGGTGATTCCTCAGCAGACTGTGGTACAGACCAAAGTTCCCACTGCGGGCGCAGTGGTCAATGGAGTGGAGACGAGTGAGCAGCGCACCTGGCTCTATCTGGAGGAGATGGCTAACACGCTGCTAAACACCGTACAGCAGCTCAAAGCCCTCATCACCCAGGCCAAACAAGCCAGTCAGGCCAACCAGTCATTCAGCAGCAGCCTGGAGAAGAGCTGCAGCAGGAAGGAT TCTTTTCCCAGCCAGCTGTCACTTGTCGATGACCCTGAAGGGAAGATTACTGAAATTATCATCAAG CACACCTGTGTGAACTGTGGCCGTGAGGCTTCAAATGAATGTACCGGCTGCCACAAAGTTCACTACTGTTCCAGCTTCTGCCAAAAAAAG GACTGGAAGGATCACCAACACATATGCTGTCAGTCTGGTGTAGGAGAGGGACTACATGACGAGGATCATATTGCCAGTATGGAGGTAGAGAAAGTCAAGGCTTAG
- the deaf1 gene encoding deformed epidermal autoregulatory factor 1 homolog isoform X1, with translation MEHGSAAEEERLCSAEEEEEREREGAPSDTESEPEVHTMTVMGEAAGIDIAESLPNSHDAETAFAEVTTVTVGGVQTGDDNVFSTSVATATSIPEHVLTGRTTLQIGDSLSTQKATLIVVHTDGSIVDATGLKATAAPMTPGPQTPPTPLSAGHEKDVSKYNWDPSVYENELPVRCRNTSGILYKNRLGSGGKGHCIKHNNNWYTPTEFEGLAGRASSKDWKRSIRYAGRPLQCLIQERIINPHAASCTCAACCDDLAVNKDGSFVGENISMTGPVRLFVPYKRRKKENERPGSPEKKEPQTPKSITLAHGDACEITVSPSGQLTTSGTLTFERTATGDTTAIISDSPAPSDVFSSTAVLTTLPALAVIPQQTVVQTKVPTAGAVVNGVETSEQRTWLYLEEMANTLLNTVQQLKALITQAKQASQANQSFSSSLEKSCSRKDSFPSQLSLVDDPEGKITEIIIKHTCVNCGREASNECTGCHKVHYCSSFCQKKDWKDHQHICCQSGVGEGLHDEDHIASMEVEKVKA, from the exons ATGGAGCACGGTTCGGCGGCGGAGGAGGAGCGGTTGTGCTcggcggaggaggaggaggagagagagagggagggggctcCGTCGGACACCGAGTCCGAGCCCGAAGTGCACACGATGACGGTGATGGGCGAAGCGGCAGGCATCGACATAGCCGAGTCCCTGCCGAACTCGCACGACGCCGAGACGGCATTCGCAG AGGTGACCACTGTCACTGTCGGCGGTGTCCAGACAGGAGATGACAATGTTTTCTCAACATCCGTTGCTACAGCAACCTCCATCCCTGAACATGTGCTT ACAGGTCGGACGACTCTGCAGATCGGGGACAGTCTCAGCACACAGAAGGCCACTCTGATTGTTGTACACACAGATGGGAGTATTGTGGATGCCACGGGCCTGAAGGCCACTGCTGCTCCCATGActccag GTCCACAGACTCCTCCTACTCCACTGTCTGCTGGTCATGAGAAAGATGTGTCCAAATATAACTGGGATCCATCTGTTTATGAAAATGAGCTACCAGTGCGCTGTAGAAACACCAGTGGAATCCTCTACAAAAACAGACTGGGTTCAG GAGGTAAAGGCCACTGcatcaaacacaacaacaactgGTACACACCCACAGAGTTTGAAGGGCTGGCTGGAAGGGCTAGCAGTAAGGATTGGAAGAGGAGCATTCGCTATGCAGGACGACCTCTACAATGCCTTATACAG GAGCGCATCATCAACCCCCATGCCGCCTCTTGTACGTGTGCAGCTTGTTGTGATGACCTGGCTGTG AACAAGGATGGATCCTTTGTGGGAGAAAACATATCTATG ACTGGCCCTGTGCGACTCTTTGTCCCctacaagagaaggaaaaaagagaatgagCGCCCAGGCTCTCCGGAGAAAAAAGAACCACAGACACCCAAGAGCATCACTCTGGCACATGGAGATGcctgtgaga TCACAGTGAGCCCATCAGGTCAGCTGACCACCTCAGGCACACTGACATTTGAGCGGACAGCTACAGGAGACACAACAGCCATCATCTCAGATAGCCCTGCCCCTTCTGATGTCTTCAgtagcacagcag TCTTGACCACACTTCCCGCCCTGGCGGTGATTCCTCAGCAGACTGTGGTACAGACCAAAGTTCCCACTGCGGGCGCAGTGGTCAATGGAGTGGAGACGAGTGAGCAGCGCACCTGGCTCTATCTGGAGGAGATGGCTAACACGCTGCTAAACACCGTACAGCAGCTCAAAGCCCTCATCACCCAGGCCAAACAAGCCAGTCAGGCCAACCAGTCATTCAGCAGCAGCCTGGAGAAGAGCTGCAGCAGGAAGGAT TCTTTTCCCAGCCAGCTGTCACTTGTCGATGACCCTGAAGGGAAGATTACTGAAATTATCATCAAG CACACCTGTGTGAACTGTGGCCGTGAGGCTTCAAATGAATGTACCGGCTGCCACAAAGTTCACTACTGTTCCAGCTTCTGCCAAAAAAAG GACTGGAAGGATCACCAACACATATGCTGTCAGTCTGGTGTAGGAGAGGGACTACATGACGAGGATCATATTGCCAGTATGGAGGTAGAGAAAGTCAAGGCTTAG
- the pgghg gene encoding protein-glucosylgalactosylhydroxylysine glucosidase, translating into MMMSDPVDPYIFTCDTLPSDPRFLPPLANGLLGWRVFGTIMHMGGVYNGEKGACHRADIPCPLEVKMRTEEEGKHTYTLDTHTGIFTHTILTSQVQASQLFYAHRQYPNLLVMEVFLKRQMTTEEPITVTLDTSFTPHSYDISFQDAPDFKGGRHIFGQTISPEVPGGPHSSVHLIWTPLTSSVTLLPDQSQSRWGFLLAAAESCESVQTCFSTGLELFEHGDLQTSHLRAWAEIWLSSRVELAGPEPLSRAVIGCMFYLLSAFPSITEAPNAFGGISPGGLSNGGQGQDYWGHVFWDQDTWIYPSIALFYPKLAKAVLDYRVRTIEGAKANAQQQGYKGLKFPWESAVSGQEVCPEDIYGQQEIHINGDVSLAFQQYFNLTQDLEMFKEGRGSEVVWGVADYWVSRVTWNPEDGHYHIRGVMPPDEYYYNIDNSVYTNSVAKNSLQFAVELANLLQHPVPSEWQEVADKLKIPFDSELKYHPEFDGYRKGSPVKQADAVLLGYPLGLTMNPEVRRNDLEWYEAITDPNGPAMTWGMFAVGWLELGQAEKAQELLKKCYKNIQGPFQVWSESSDGSGAVNFLTGMGGFLQAVLFGYTGFRLQKDGLSFAPLIPDEVAVLSVKGVSFLGNKLDMLVEKQEVNVVVRKQAGDSGSEVCPLEVVLKNSGNIIPLIPGQTVTFPRQPGKIQKQHTSSYCWPL; encoded by the exons ATGATGATGTCCGACCCCGTTGACCCATATATTTTCACCTGTGACACACTACCTTCTGACCCCCGTTTTCTGCCCCCACTGGCCAATGGGCTGCTGGGCTGGAGAGTGTTTGGGACAATCATGCATATGGGTGGGGTTTATAACGGAGAGAAAGGAGCCTGCCACCGTGCTGATATACCCTGTCCACTGGAAGTCAAAATGAGGacagaagaagaaggaaaacacacatacactttggacacacacactg GTATATTTACTCACACTATACTTACTTCTCAAGTGCAGGCTTCTCAGCTCTTTTATGCACACCGCCAGTACCCCAACTTGCTGGTAATGGAGGTATTCCTGAAGCGACAAATGACTACTGAGGAGCCCATCACGGTCACTCTAGATACCTCTTTCACACCACACAGTTATGACATCAGCTTTCAAGACGCTCCTGACTTTAAAGGAGGGAG GCATATCTTTGGGCAGACTATATCTCCAGAGGTCCCTGGAGGTCCTCATTCTAGTGTGCATCTTATCTGGACCCCACTGACCTCCTCAGTTACTCTTCTACCTGACCAAAGCCAGTCTCGCTGGGGTTTCCTGTTAGCAGCTGCAGAGAGCTGTGAGAGCGTCCAGACTTGTTTCAGCACTGGACTGGAGCTCTTTGAACATGGTGACCTGCAGACTTCACATCTAAGGGCTTGGGCGGAAATATGGCTGAGTAGCAGGGTGGAACTTGCAGGGCCAGAACCCCTCAGCCGAGCTGTAATTGGCTGCATGTTCTACCTCCTTAGTGCCTTTCCATCAATCACAGAGGCACCAAACGCATTTGGTGGTATCAGCCCTGGAGGACTTTCCAACGGGGGACAGGGACAGGACTACTGGGGACATGTTTTCTGGGATCAG GACACATGGATATATCCCAGCATTGCACTATTTTACCCAAAACTGGCCAAAGCTGTCCTGGACTACAGAGTGCGAACAATAGAAGGTGCAAAAGCCAATGCCCAGCAACAAGGCTATAAG GGCTTGAAGTTTCCATGGGAGAGTGCTGTATCTGGTCAGGAAGTATGTCCAGAAGACATTTACGGACAACAGGAGATCCATATTAATGGAGACGTATCTCTTGCCTTCCAGCAGTACTTCAACCTCACACAG GACCTTGAGATGTTCAAAGAGGGGCGCGGCAGTGAGGTGGTTTGGGGAGTGGCCGATTATTGGGTGTCTCGAGTTACCTGGAATCCTGAAGATGGACACTACCATATAAGAG GAGTGATGCCTCCTGATGAATACTATTACAATATTGACAACTCAGTGTACACAAACAGTGTGGCCAAAAACAG TCTTCAGTTTGCTGTGGAGTTGGCTAACCTGCTGCAGCATCCTGTTCCCTCAGAGTGGCAAGAAGTGGCTGATAAACTCAAAATCCCCTTTGACTCTGAACTAAAATACCACCCAGAATTTGATGGTTACAGAAAAGG AAGTCCAGTAAAGCAGGCAGATGCTGTGCTGCTAGGTTATCCTCTAGGTCTCACTATGAACCCAGAGGTCAGAAGGAATGATCTGGAATGGTATGAAGCTATCACTGACCCAAATGGACCTGCAATGACCTGG GGGATGTTTGCAGTGGGTTGGTTGGAGCTTGGTCAAGCTGAGAAAGCACAAGAGCTTCTAAAGAAGTGCTATAAAAACATCCAGGGACCCTTCCag GTGTGGAGTGAGTCCTCTGATGGCTCTGGAGCAGTCAATTTCCTTACTGGTATGGGTGGGTTTTTGCAGGCTGTGCTGTTTGGATACACTGGGTTCAG ATTACAAAAGGACGGTCTGTCTTTTGCCCCTCTGATCCCTGATGAAGTGGCGGTGCTCAGTGTGAAAGGTGTGAGCTTTCTCGGTAATAAGTTGGACATGTTGGTGGAGAAACAAGAAGTCAATGTTGTAGTGAGGAAGCAAGCAGGGGATTCTGGGAGTGAGGTGTGTCCTCTGGAGGTTGTTCTGAAAAATTCGGGAAACATAATACCTCTCATACCAG GCCAGACTGTGACATTCCCAAGGCAACCTGGCAAGATCCAAAAACAACATACTAGCTCATATTGTTGGCCACTCTGA